From a region of the Pirellulales bacterium genome:
- a CDS encoding 5-formyltetrahydrofolate cyclo-ligase: MDVDQAEQLRTHKTQLREQAHANRKAQLDKEPLSERIVQKFMELPEYAAAGSVMFYVDVRTEVRTRHSLPGALGHGKRIVVPYCVNGELELFLLEDMDELSIGMYKILEPKPDLRNAPGKRVPVKELDLVMVPGVAFDRRGARMGHGMGYYDKLLEHARPDAPLVALAFECQLFPEIPTQEHDVFMDKIITENEIYAGRGRK; encoded by the coding sequence ATGGATGTAGATCAGGCCGAACAATTGCGCACGCATAAAACCCAGCTTCGCGAGCAAGCCCACGCCAATCGCAAGGCGCAGCTCGACAAGGAACCGCTCAGCGAGCGGATCGTGCAGAAGTTCATGGAGCTGCCCGAGTATGCCGCCGCCGGGAGCGTGATGTTCTATGTCGATGTCCGCACCGAGGTCCGCACCCGGCATTCGCTGCCAGGGGCGTTAGGACATGGCAAGCGGATCGTGGTGCCGTACTGCGTCAACGGCGAGTTGGAGCTGTTCCTGTTAGAGGACATGGATGAGCTGTCGATCGGGATGTACAAGATTCTCGAACCCAAGCCTGATCTGCGTAACGCCCCCGGCAAGCGCGTCCCGGTAAAAGAATTGGACCTGGTGATGGTTCCCGGCGTGGCGTTCGACCGGCGCGGCGCGCGGATGGGACACGGCATGGGCTATTACGACAAGCTGCTCGAGCACGCCCGGCCGGACGCGCCACTCGTGGCATTGGCGTTTGAATGCCAGCTCTTCCCCGAGATACCAACGCAAGAGCACGACGTTTTCATGGATAAGATCATCACCGAGAACGAAATCTACGCCGGCAGGGGGCGCAAGTAG
- the fhcD gene encoding formylmethanofuran--tetrahydromethanopterin N-formyltransferase: MTHRAEVEDTYAEAFRSIYAEVLITARDRKWLDEAVHAATGNASSTILCDCEAGLDRYVGPGGDGSFTTPDGRPGAIVQFHVPRFRKDRREALERSLLVRLSQNVLTCPTTSCFNLIDSEDYFKLGRKIAFFGDGYQFRDTRNGRPVWVIPILGGEFSLDRRFGFRDGLMGGNLWYMGATLDAALEAAERGAKAVAATPGVIMPFPGGIAASGSKAGSRYSFTIASTYAEFCPTLREKLGDKSKVPPGVQSIMEIIINGADLPTIARATHAAIEASVDTPELIKISAGNYGGRLGKSFVYLHPEKQPQ; this comes from the coding sequence GTGACGCATCGAGCCGAAGTCGAAGACACCTACGCCGAAGCTTTCCGCAGCATCTATGCCGAGGTGTTGATCACCGCGCGCGATCGAAAATGGCTGGACGAGGCCGTCCACGCCGCCACCGGTAACGCGTCGAGCACGATCCTCTGCGATTGCGAAGCGGGGCTCGATCGGTATGTCGGACCGGGGGGCGACGGCAGCTTCACCACGCCCGACGGCCGTCCCGGCGCGATCGTGCAATTTCATGTGCCGAGATTTCGCAAGGATCGGCGCGAGGCGCTCGAGCGGTCGCTCTTGGTGCGTTTGAGCCAGAACGTGCTGACCTGCCCGACGACCAGTTGCTTCAACTTGATTGACAGCGAAGACTATTTCAAACTTGGTCGCAAGATCGCCTTCTTTGGCGATGGCTATCAGTTTCGCGACACGCGAAACGGTCGTCCGGTGTGGGTCATTCCGATCCTAGGGGGCGAATTCTCGCTCGACCGCCGCTTCGGTTTCCGCGATGGACTGATGGGGGGTAACCTGTGGTACATGGGCGCGACGCTGGATGCGGCGCTCGAAGCGGCTGAGCGCGGCGCGAAGGCCGTGGCCGCCACGCCCGGCGTGATTATGCCATTCCCCGGGGGCATCGCGGCCAGTGGATCGAAAGCGGGCAGCCGGTATTCGTTCACGATCGCCAGCACTTACGCGGAATTCTGCCCCACCCTGCGCGAGAAGCTGGGGGACAAATCCAAGGTTCCGCCGGGCGTGCAATCGATTATGGAGATCATTATCAACGGCGCCGACCTGCCCACGATCGCCCGCGCGACGCATGCGGCGATCGAGGCGTCGGTCGATACGCCGGAGCTGATCAAAATCTCGGCCGGCAACTACGGCGGCCGACTAGGAAAGAGTTTCGTTTACCTACACCCCGAGAAGCAGCCGCAGTAG
- a CDS encoding biotin--[acetyl-CoA-carboxylase] ligase, which produces MPDSTIDVQRLQRECLVSHVEHYATLTSTNDRARDIALDLPADEMALVIADEQTVGRGRGANRWWTGAGSLACSLVFDPAAQGIKRQHFPLISLATAVAIVDAVRPTLPPGQLGLHWPNDVFAAGRKLAGILIEGLPNGKHVLGIGVNVNNRVADAPAELRERATSLADLTRREHSRTDVLVELLGRLWPNLGQLAANSAEVGRRADRACLQHGRPLVLQSGDRQVAGTCVKVADDGALVLRTERGEEKFYSGVLIHS; this is translated from the coding sequence ATGCCTGACTCCACGATCGACGTCCAACGACTGCAACGCGAGTGTTTGGTTTCGCATGTCGAACATTACGCCACGCTGACGTCGACCAACGATCGGGCCCGCGACATCGCGCTCGATCTGCCGGCCGATGAAATGGCGCTCGTGATTGCCGACGAGCAAACTGTCGGTCGCGGACGCGGCGCGAATCGCTGGTGGACCGGCGCCGGCAGCCTGGCTTGCAGCCTGGTCTTCGATCCGGCCGCGCAGGGGATCAAGCGGCAGCACTTCCCGTTGATTTCGCTGGCCACGGCCGTGGCGATCGTCGACGCAGTACGACCTACCCTGCCACCGGGTCAGCTCGGGCTGCATTGGCCGAACGACGTTTTCGCCGCCGGACGAAAGCTGGCCGGCATCTTGATCGAAGGTTTACCCAACGGCAAGCACGTGCTGGGCATCGGCGTGAACGTGAACAACCGGGTGGCCGACGCTCCCGCTGAATTGCGCGAGCGCGCGACGTCGCTTGCGGATCTGACCCGCCGCGAGCACTCGCGTACCGACGTGCTGGTCGAACTGCTCGGCCGGCTGTGGCCCAACCTGGGGCAATTGGCCGCCAACTCGGCCGAAGTCGGACGCCGTGCCGACCGTGCCTGCTTGCAGCACGGACGACCGCTCGTTCTACAATCGGGCGACCGGCAGGTCGCCGGAACGTGTGTTAAAGTCGCCGACGACGGCGCGCTCGTCTTACGCACCGAGCGTGGCGAAGAGAAATTCTATTCTGGCGTGCTCATCCATTCGTAG
- the lysA gene encoding diaminopimelate decarboxylase encodes MSSSTRALTAPADAFPLLRTEIAGQSVDQLARQFGTPFFAYDAAKIQERIEDLRSFDFIRYAQKANSNLAILDLVRRAGVLVDAVSAGEVQRALAAGYSAAGDPPPIVYTADIFDRESLDLVTSLGLHVNCGSPDMIDQLGAVAPGRSITLRLNPGFGHGHSRKTNTGGDQSKHGIWHEQLDDCLRRADHHGLAVTGLHLHIGSGTDLEHLSQVCEAMEKLALIAGRSLTSISAGGGLPVPYRSGESYVDLDVYFDLWDKTRKRLENAFGHSVHLEIEPGRYLVAESGYLVSEVRAIKRMGANTFYLLDAGFNNLARPILYGAYHPMSIVPRGGDASQRPLVDVVVGGPLCESGDIFTQTEGGFVATRNLPAAQVGDLVVIENAGAYGAVMASNYNSKPFAAELLIRSGHAHLVRQRQSFEDIVRGESIPAAE; translated from the coding sequence ATGTCTTCCAGCACGCGAGCCTTGACCGCCCCGGCCGACGCCTTTCCCTTGCTGCGCACCGAAATCGCGGGACAGAGCGTCGACCAACTTGCCCGGCAGTTCGGCACTCCGTTCTTTGCCTACGACGCGGCCAAGATTCAGGAGCGCATCGAGGACCTGCGCAGCTTCGACTTCATTCGTTATGCCCAGAAGGCGAACTCGAACCTGGCGATCCTGGACCTGGTGCGTCGAGCCGGCGTGTTGGTCGACGCGGTCAGCGCCGGCGAAGTGCAGCGGGCCCTGGCGGCCGGCTATTCCGCGGCTGGTGATCCGCCGCCGATCGTCTACACGGCCGATATCTTCGATCGTGAGTCGTTGGATCTGGTCACGTCGCTGGGCCTGCACGTCAATTGCGGCTCGCCCGACATGATCGATCAATTGGGGGCCGTCGCGCCGGGGCGTTCGATCACGTTGCGTTTGAATCCCGGCTTCGGCCACGGCCATAGCCGCAAGACCAACACCGGCGGCGATCAGTCGAAGCACGGCATCTGGCACGAACAGCTCGACGACTGTTTGCGCCGCGCCGATCATCACGGCCTGGCGGTCACCGGGCTGCACCTGCACATCGGCTCCGGCACCGATCTGGAGCATCTCTCCCAAGTGTGCGAAGCGATGGAAAAGTTGGCTTTGATTGCCGGCCGGTCGCTGACCTCGATCAGCGCGGGCGGCGGCTTGCCCGTCCCGTATCGCTCGGGCGAGTCATACGTCGATCTGGACGTCTATTTCGACCTGTGGGACAAGACGCGTAAGCGGCTGGAAAACGCGTTTGGGCATTCGGTGCATCTCGAGATCGAGCCTGGCCGTTATCTGGTGGCCGAAAGCGGCTATCTGGTCAGCGAGGTTCGCGCTATCAAGCGGATGGGGGCGAACACGTTCTACTTGCTCGACGCCGGGTTCAATAATCTGGCCCGACCAATCCTGTACGGTGCGTATCACCCGATGTCGATCGTGCCGCGCGGCGGTGATGCGTCGCAGCGACCGCTAGTCGACGTCGTCGTGGGAGGACCACTGTGCGAGTCGGGGGACATCTTCACGCAAACCGAAGGTGGCTTCGTCGCTACGCGCAATCTCCCCGCCGCGCAAGTCGGCGACCTGGTCGTGATCGAGAACGCCGGTGCGTACGGCGCCGTAATGGCCTCGAATTACAATTCGAAGCCATTCGCCGCGGAGCTATTGATCCGCTCGGGACACGCTCACCTGGTGCGCCAGCGACAGTCCTTCGAAGACATCGTCCGCGGCGAATCGATCCCGGCAGCGGAATAG
- a CDS encoding Gfo/Idh/MocA family oxidoreductase has product MTRSPLSRREFMRQAALAGTGVAVAGMLPRFAPAAEPRSPNDKLNIGVIGVAAQGAYNLGNVATENIVALCDIDQHRLAAAADKFPLAKKYADYRQMLDQKDLDAVVVATPDHSHAIPTVWALKRGLDVYCEKPLAHSVYEVRQIRNWAAKQKAVTQMGTQIHNTGDNYRRVVELVQSGAIGKISRVHVWKEGDSRVGHGKRVKQGTPPDYVDYDLWVGPAPMRPFDESHFHFNWRYWWDFGGGVLGDFGCHFMDLPFWALNLRYPKSVQAKGEITYKADNDVPDNMQVDYEFPARGEAPPVHLTWYHGTWKPAGAEAYGKGSAVLFEGERGRLLADYGSRKLFMEPGLTAETPPETIPPSIGHHQEWIRACKTRDTTTCNFDYSGALAEAVLLGNVSYRTGGKQLDWDGELLKATNCPEANNYLQREYRPGWTL; this is encoded by the coding sequence ATGACACGGTCTCCTCTCAGTCGTCGCGAGTTTATGCGCCAGGCCGCCTTGGCGGGCACGGGTGTGGCCGTTGCCGGAATGTTGCCGCGCTTCGCGCCGGCCGCGGAACCTCGCTCGCCGAATGACAAGCTGAACATCGGCGTGATCGGCGTCGCGGCGCAGGGCGCGTACAACCTGGGGAACGTGGCGACCGAGAACATCGTCGCGCTGTGCGACATCGACCAGCACCGGCTGGCTGCCGCGGCCGACAAGTTCCCGCTGGCCAAGAAATACGCCGACTACCGGCAGATGCTCGATCAAAAGGATCTCGACGCCGTGGTCGTGGCCACGCCCGACCATTCGCACGCGATTCCCACGGTGTGGGCGCTCAAGCGAGGGCTGGACGTGTATTGCGAGAAGCCGCTTGCGCATTCGGTGTACGAAGTGCGGCAGATTCGCAATTGGGCCGCCAAGCAGAAAGCGGTCACGCAAATGGGAACCCAGATTCATAACACCGGCGACAACTATCGCCGCGTGGTCGAATTGGTGCAGTCCGGCGCGATCGGCAAGATCAGCCGCGTCCACGTCTGGAAGGAAGGGGACTCACGCGTCGGGCACGGCAAGCGCGTCAAGCAAGGGACGCCCCCCGATTACGTCGATTACGATCTATGGGTCGGGCCGGCACCGATGCGGCCTTTCGACGAATCGCACTTTCATTTCAATTGGCGCTATTGGTGGGATTTCGGCGGCGGCGTCCTGGGGGATTTCGGCTGCCACTTCATGGATCTCCCCTTTTGGGCATTGAACCTGCGCTACCCGAAGAGCGTGCAGGCCAAGGGAGAAATCACCTACAAGGCCGACAACGACGTGCCGGACAATATGCAGGTCGATTACGAGTTTCCCGCCCGCGGCGAGGCACCGCCGGTCCATCTCACCTGGTACCACGGCACCTGGAAGCCCGCCGGGGCCGAAGCCTACGGCAAGGGGAGCGCCGTGTTGTTCGAAGGCGAGCGCGGCAGATTGCTGGCCGACTACGGCAGCCGAAAGCTGTTCATGGAGCCGGGCCTGACGGCCGAGACTCCGCCCGAAACGATCCCTCCTTCGATCGGCCATCATCAGGAGTGGATTCGCGCCTGCAAGACGCGCGACACCACGACCTGCAATTTCGATTACTCAGGCGCGCTGGCCGAAGCGGTGCTGCTGGGCAACGTCTCGTATCGCACCGGCGGCAAGCAGCTCGACTGGGACGGCGAGCTTTTGAAGGCCACGAACTGCCCCGAGGCCAACAATTATCTGCAGCGCGAATACCGCCCCGGCTGGACCCTTTAA
- a CDS encoding DUF4159 domain-containing protein, with the protein MASRPLLWLTAVLYLVASAAPEAQAEVTAEQVRVAIDRGVTYLRRQQFPDGSWQEVAPVMAGGVTSLCTLAMLNAGVPTNDPQIQLALNILRQVPPVANYPTALQTMVFAIAEPEKDIQLLRRNVRWLEEQQKRDAAHRGMWSYPLGNGDNSNSQFAILALYEAQRAGVAVNPHTLRAALSHWSQSQNSDGSWGYQPGDQGTGSMTCAGIGAVALALDVLEEGDATVEGNNARCCRPQRQHGSVDQAMDWLSKHFSVRANPNNNMWPLYYLYGLERAGRLTNQRLIGAHDWYREGSEVLIEQQDRVTGAWIEKGLGRINPNIGTSFAILFLAKGRRPVVAAKLKHQPQHDWNHHRKDLANVVTYAEKCWQRDLTWQIIDADVAATEDLLEAPVLYLCGEVAPEFSDPQARMLRDYINRGGFIFADAVCKGEEFDRGFRALMERVFPEPEYKLRLLPPEHPIWSAEQPIDAPYHRPLWGIDLGCRTCVAYCPENLSCYWELARPHRERKYGGDMEARIDAAKKIGVNVLAYATNRDPKFKLDLPQLAGISQREAFDRAKLYVATVKHSGGGNLAPLALPNLLRFLSGELGLRANTDDRELGLADDRLFEFPILFMHGREKLTLSDAERNKLKTYLQRGGVLFADAICTSEAFAASFRQELTTMFPDQQFVKITAGDPVFTTKYGGFDLRTVTRREAAPAGEDGRAKAVVREVEPELEVLQLGDRYAVIFSRYDLSCALEKHETAGCFGYSSDSAARIGLNVLLYAIEQ; encoded by the coding sequence ATGGCTAGCCGGCCGCTGCTGTGGCTGACAGCGGTGCTGTATCTCGTCGCAAGCGCAGCGCCCGAGGCGCAGGCCGAGGTCACGGCCGAGCAAGTGCGCGTCGCCATCGACCGTGGTGTCACTTATCTTCGCCGGCAGCAATTCCCTGACGGCTCGTGGCAAGAAGTCGCGCCGGTCATGGCCGGAGGCGTCACATCGCTCTGCACGCTGGCAATGTTGAACGCCGGCGTGCCGACGAACGACCCGCAAATTCAGTTGGCGCTTAATATTTTGCGACAGGTGCCGCCAGTGGCCAACTATCCCACGGCGCTGCAGACGATGGTGTTCGCCATCGCCGAGCCGGAAAAGGACATCCAGCTACTTCGCCGCAATGTGCGCTGGCTAGAAGAGCAGCAGAAGCGCGATGCGGCGCACCGCGGCATGTGGAGCTATCCGCTCGGGAACGGCGACAACTCGAATTCGCAATTTGCCATCCTAGCGCTCTACGAAGCGCAGCGGGCCGGCGTGGCCGTGAATCCGCACACGCTCCGCGCCGCGCTTAGCCATTGGAGCCAATCACAAAACTCCGACGGCTCGTGGGGTTATCAGCCCGGCGATCAAGGGACGGGCAGCATGACCTGTGCGGGCATCGGCGCCGTGGCGCTGGCCTTGGATGTGCTGGAGGAAGGGGACGCGACGGTCGAAGGAAATAACGCGCGCTGCTGCCGGCCGCAGCGGCAGCACGGCTCGGTGGATCAAGCCATGGATTGGCTGTCAAAACATTTCTCGGTGCGCGCGAATCCTAACAACAACATGTGGCCTCTCTACTACCTTTACGGACTCGAACGGGCCGGGCGATTGACGAATCAGCGATTGATCGGCGCCCACGATTGGTATCGCGAAGGGTCCGAGGTGCTGATCGAGCAACAGGACAGGGTGACCGGCGCATGGATCGAAAAAGGGCTCGGCCGTATCAATCCGAACATCGGCACCAGCTTTGCGATTCTGTTCCTGGCTAAGGGGCGACGCCCGGTCGTGGCCGCCAAACTGAAGCATCAGCCGCAGCACGACTGGAATCATCATCGCAAGGACCTGGCCAACGTCGTGACGTATGCCGAGAAATGCTGGCAGCGCGATCTGACCTGGCAAATCATCGACGCCGATGTGGCCGCAACCGAAGATCTGCTCGAAGCGCCGGTTTTGTACCTGTGTGGCGAGGTCGCGCCTGAGTTCAGCGACCCGCAAGCGCGCATGCTGCGCGACTACATCAATCGTGGCGGCTTCATCTTCGCCGATGCTGTCTGCAAAGGAGAAGAATTCGACCGTGGCTTTCGCGCCTTGATGGAACGCGTCTTTCCCGAGCCGGAATATAAGCTGCGACTATTGCCCCCCGAGCATCCGATCTGGAGTGCCGAACAGCCGATCGATGCCCCATATCACCGCCCGCTATGGGGTATCGACCTGGGCTGCCGCACCTGCGTGGCGTATTGCCCGGAGAATCTTTCCTGTTATTGGGAACTGGCACGTCCGCACCGCGAGCGAAAATACGGCGGCGATATGGAAGCGCGGATCGACGCGGCGAAGAAGATCGGCGTCAATGTGCTGGCCTACGCCACGAATCGTGATCCGAAGTTCAAACTCGATCTGCCGCAACTGGCCGGCATCAGCCAGCGCGAAGCCTTCGATCGCGCCAAGCTCTACGTGGCCACGGTCAAACACTCGGGCGGCGGCAACCTGGCGCCTTTAGCGCTTCCGAACTTGCTGCGGTTTCTATCCGGCGAACTGGGATTACGGGCAAACACCGACGATCGCGAGTTGGGGCTGGCGGATGATCGGCTGTTCGAATTCCCGATCCTGTTCATGCACGGTCGCGAGAAACTCACGCTCAGCGATGCGGAGCGCAACAAGCTGAAAACTTATTTACAGCGAGGCGGGGTATTGTTTGCCGATGCGATTTGCACGAGCGAGGCGTTCGCTGCCTCGTTTCGACAGGAACTTACCACGATGTTTCCGGATCAGCAGTTCGTAAAAATCACGGCCGGCGATCCCGTGTTCACGACCAAATACGGCGGCTTTGATCTGCGCACCGTGACCCGTCGCGAGGCGGCACCTGCGGGCGAAGATGGTCGCGCAAAAGCAGTCGTGCGCGAAGTCGAGCCGGAACTCGAGGTTTTGCAGTTGGGAGATCGTTACGCAGTAATTTTCTCGCGCTACGATCTGAGCTGCGCGCTGGAGAAACACGAGACGGCCGGCTGCTTCGGCTATTCCAGCGATTCGGCAGCACGGATCGGGCTGAATGTGCTCTTGTATGCGATCGAGCAGTAG
- a CDS encoding DUF2252 domain-containing protein produces MSTQSLGWEERLAAGKALRSALPRTAHADWSTANERRDPVELLESSNRGRLSRLTPLRYGRMLRSPFAFLRGAAVTMAYDLAQTPATGLVLQVCGDCHLANFGLFGTPERNLVFDINDFDETLCGPWEWDLKRLAASVVLAGRTNGFTEQQCAEIAQQCAQSYREHLREFSTMSPLEIWYFRVCADELVENAPDAEARERREKMVAKARGRVAERLLPKIAEEIDGRHRFVENLPVVTRIAEDRYRTTLDEGIEQYRASLTEDRRLLFDRYRLDDFAMRVVGVGSVGTRCFVALLVCDDRNPLLLQIKEARPSVLEPYVAKSPFQNQGQRVVVGQRVMQTASDIFLGWLRSRDGHDYYVRQMRDMKYSIPLDDAEVTGLGRYAAICGWSLARAHAKGGDAATISGYLGGSEKFDEAISKFALAYADQTERDHAALVEAKRTGRIEVIEEE; encoded by the coding sequence ATGTCGACACAATCGCTCGGTTGGGAAGAACGGCTGGCGGCCGGCAAGGCGTTGCGCAGCGCTCTGCCGCGCACCGCGCACGCCGACTGGTCGACGGCCAACGAGCGGCGCGATCCGGTCGAACTTTTGGAATCGTCGAATCGTGGGCGGCTATCACGCCTGACGCCGCTGCGCTACGGACGCATGCTGCGCAGTCCGTTCGCCTTTTTGCGCGGCGCGGCCGTGACGATGGCCTACGACCTCGCCCAAACGCCCGCGACAGGCCTGGTTCTGCAGGTCTGCGGCGACTGCCATTTGGCGAACTTCGGGTTGTTCGGCACGCCCGAACGGAATCTGGTTTTCGACATCAACGATTTCGACGAAACTTTGTGCGGACCGTGGGAGTGGGATCTGAAGCGCCTCGCGGCGAGTGTCGTTCTGGCCGGACGAACCAACGGATTCACCGAGCAACAGTGCGCGGAAATCGCCCAGCAGTGCGCGCAATCGTATCGCGAGCATCTGCGAGAATTCTCGACGATGAGCCCGCTCGAGATCTGGTACTTTCGTGTATGTGCCGATGAGCTGGTCGAAAACGCGCCCGACGCCGAGGCGCGCGAGCGGCGCGAAAAGATGGTCGCCAAGGCGCGCGGCCGCGTCGCCGAACGGTTGCTGCCGAAAATCGCCGAAGAAATCGACGGGCGGCATCGCTTCGTGGAAAATCTACCGGTCGTCACGCGCATTGCCGAGGATCGCTACCGAACAACGCTCGACGAGGGCATCGAACAATATCGCGCGTCCTTGACGGAGGATCGCCGTCTGCTGTTCGACCGCTACCGCTTGGATGATTTCGCCATGCGAGTCGTCGGGGTCGGCAGCGTCGGTACGCGCTGCTTCGTCGCGCTGTTGGTGTGTGACGACCGCAATCCGCTGTTGTTGCAGATCAAGGAGGCGCGCCCCTCGGTTCTGGAACCGTACGTCGCGAAATCACCCTTCCAGAACCAGGGACAGCGGGTCGTTGTCGGCCAGCGGGTTATGCAGACCGCCAGCGACATCTTCCTGGGATGGCTGCGCTCGCGCGACGGCCATGACTACTACGTGCGGCAAATGCGCGACATGAAGTATTCCATCCCGCTCGATGACGCCGAAGTGACCGGGCTGGGGCGCTATGCAGCGATCTGCGGCTGGTCGTTGGCTCGGGCGCATGCCAAAGGGGGCGACGCGGCAACAATCAGTGGCTATCTGGGAGGCAGCGAAAAGTTCGACGAGGCGATTTCGAAATTCGCCCTGGCATACGCCGATCAGACCGAGCGCGACCACGCGGCGCTGGTCGAAGCAAAACGAACAGGCCGCATCGAGGTCATCGAGGAAGAATAG
- a CDS encoding carbonic anhydrase produces the protein MCQLINGIRRFQREVFVPQRKFFQELAQGQQPSAMVITCSDARIDPALLMQTRPGELFVARNVGNVVPVYDRLRPDAIAAAVEFAVVGLQVQQIIVLGHSQCGAATTYLDDRTGPRFPIMRRWLRHMKPLRNADLPPAHETAGERLDAFIRHNAIVQRDHLLSHPAVLDAVSRRGLELHAWVYELQSGRVLAHDAALDEYVALGERSTHDVPSGDTCAAQAGASDESWWS, from the coding sequence ATGTGCCAACTCATCAACGGTATTCGCCGTTTCCAAAGAGAAGTGTTTGTGCCCCAGCGAAAGTTCTTTCAGGAGCTAGCTCAAGGACAGCAACCGTCGGCAATGGTCATCACGTGCTCGGACGCGCGCATCGATCCTGCGCTGCTGATGCAGACGCGCCCCGGCGAGCTATTCGTCGCTCGCAATGTCGGCAACGTAGTACCGGTTTACGATCGATTGCGTCCCGATGCCATCGCGGCGGCGGTGGAGTTCGCCGTGGTCGGCCTGCAGGTTCAACAGATCATCGTGCTGGGACATTCGCAGTGCGGGGCGGCCACCACGTATCTCGATGATCGGACAGGTCCTCGGTTCCCCATCATGCGGCGCTGGTTGCGCCATATGAAGCCGCTGCGCAACGCGGACCTGCCGCCGGCGCATGAGACTGCGGGTGAACGCCTGGACGCCTTCATTCGGCACAACGCCATCGTGCAACGTGACCATCTACTGAGCCATCCCGCGGTGCTCGATGCCGTCTCGCGCCGGGGTCTGGAACTGCACGCCTGGGTGTACGAGCTACAAAGCGGTCGAGTATTAGCTCACGACGCTGCTCTCGACGAGTACGTCGCATTGGGCGAGCGATCCACGCACGACGTCCCGAGTGGCGATACCTGCGCCGCACAGGCGGGAGCGTCGGACGAATCGTGGTGGTCGTAA
- a CDS encoding bestrophin family ion channel, which produces MWKTSFWNEALALRGSVTPLVAPCVAAFGAYTLLLCLLHLATPLEIDVPIAPAEVVGAALGVVLIMRTTAGYERWWEGRKAWGGIVNQSRNLAIIALEYGPNDAVWRQRIVRQVAAYAHAVRISLRRETDYGAPIALLDPAQGVALGTARFVPCRVARLIAQSLRQGTHSRGLSGFAFLEAERQLAQLVDNLGICERIRDAPLPRVCAIKIRRFLLLFLGILPLALLNKAGWLTPLYTMLAAYALLSLDQLGIELQNPFAKSRLSHLPLDNICRSIEESLTALAADDAAEPHGGEHSQAPPPLPDYTSLSTFPISARA; this is translated from the coding sequence ATGTGGAAAACATCGTTCTGGAACGAGGCCCTGGCGTTGCGCGGATCGGTCACGCCGCTGGTGGCCCCCTGCGTCGCCGCTTTTGGTGCCTACACACTGCTGCTCTGCCTGTTGCACCTGGCCACACCGCTCGAGATTGACGTGCCGATCGCGCCCGCCGAAGTCGTGGGGGCAGCATTGGGCGTGGTGCTGATTATGCGCACCACGGCAGGTTACGAACGCTGGTGGGAAGGGCGCAAAGCGTGGGGTGGAATTGTGAACCAATCGCGAAATCTGGCGATCATTGCGCTGGAGTACGGGCCGAACGACGCTGTCTGGCGGCAGCGTATTGTGCGGCAGGTGGCCGCTTACGCGCATGCGGTTCGCATTAGCTTACGCCGCGAAACCGATTATGGCGCACCGATCGCGCTGCTGGATCCCGCGCAGGGGGTGGCCCTTGGCACGGCCCGATTTGTACCCTGTCGAGTAGCCCGCTTGATCGCGCAATCGCTGCGCCAGGGAACGCATTCCCGTGGCTTAAGCGGATTCGCCTTTCTCGAGGCCGAACGTCAGTTGGCCCAATTGGTGGATAACCTCGGCATCTGCGAGCGGATTCGCGATGCACCGCTGCCACGCGTCTGTGCGATCAAGATCCGCCGCTTTCTGTTACTGTTCCTCGGCATTTTGCCGTTGGCGCTGTTGAACAAGGCCGGCTGGTTGACACCGCTGTATACGATGCTGGCCGCGTACGCGTTGTTGTCGCTCGATCAGTTGGGCATTGAGCTGCAGAATCCCTTCGCCAAATCGCGCCTCAGCCATTTGCCCTTAGATAATATTTGCCGCTCGATCGAAGAGAGTCTGACGGCACTGGCGGCTGACGATGCGGCCGAACCACACGGCGGCGAGCATTCACAGGCTCCGCCCCCGCTGCCAGACTACACGAGCCTGTCGACCTTTCCGATAAGCGCCAGAGCGTGA